A window of the Haloquadratum walsbyi C23 genome harbors these coding sequences:
- a CDS encoding ATP-grasp domain-containing protein — protein sequence MLTLAVTTASTTFDRMQEPLTNHDITVEHLQATQRTVDLTQSPTTEYDVGFVYPGRLMEGGVVSARHNIPWVNGRDAILTSRNKAGVLAMLERAEIPVPETRVISNPVEYDAVTAAVDTLSFPVVIKPNSATRGIGVTKVDDIDSLLGTIDYLDLVHDYQATDDKSYLIQEFLPNARDYRIMVVDGTVVGGVERRISCSHANTDDTRWKHNVHRGATAHGVQIPDQYQELALKTASALDISYLGVDILVTEHRVVVSETNARPTIDDTKKYDADFWDRLATLIHQTARE from the coding sequence CCACTCACTAATCATGATATTACTGTTGAACACTTACAGGCGACTCAACGGACAGTTGACCTCACACAGTCACCAACAACTGAGTATGATGTCGGATTTGTGTATCCAGGGCGACTGATGGAAGGTGGTGTTGTCTCAGCACGTCATAACATTCCATGGGTCAACGGTCGAGATGCGATACTTACCTCACGGAATAAAGCTGGTGTGCTTGCGATGCTTGAGCGGGCAGAAATTCCAGTTCCTGAAACACGAGTTATCTCAAACCCAGTCGAGTATGATGCAGTTACTGCAGCCGTTGATACACTTTCATTTCCAGTCGTAATCAAACCCAATTCCGCAACACGTGGTATCGGGGTCACAAAAGTGGATGATATTGACTCATTACTCGGAACTATCGATTATCTTGACCTTGTCCATGATTATCAAGCAACGGACGATAAGTCATACTTAATTCAAGAGTTTCTTCCGAATGCACGCGACTATCGGATAATGGTCGTTGACGGCACTGTCGTTGGTGGAGTTGAACGCCGGATATCCTGTTCACATGCTAACACAGACGACACACGGTGGAAACATAATGTTCACCGTGGGGCAACAGCTCATGGTGTTCAAATTCCAGACCAGTATCAAGAATTAGCATTAAAAACTGCATCAGCGCTCGATATTAGTTATCTTGGTGTTGATATTCTTGTCACTGAGCACCGAGTAGTCGTTTCTGAAACAAATGCGCGACCAACGATCGATGATACTAAAAAGTATGATGCAGACTTCTGGGATCGACTTGCCACATTAATCCATCAAACTGCGAGAGAATAA
- a CDS encoding Hsp20/alpha crystallin family protein, protein MRDDPDDPFDDFFDGIERMMNEMTSDDAAGFASETHIDVYNTDGQLQLIADLPGVTKDAITLQCDGTVLTISAASDRREYDERVQLPTRVDEHSADASFNNGILQVTFQISDDSAAIDVE, encoded by the coding sequence ATGAGAGATGACCCCGACGATCCGTTTGATGACTTCTTTGATGGGATCGAACGGATGATGAACGAGATGACGAGTGATGATGCTGCTGGATTCGCGTCTGAAACACATATTGATGTTTACAATACTGATGGACAGCTTCAACTTATTGCTGATCTACCAGGCGTCACAAAGGACGCAATTACTCTCCAATGCGATGGGACTGTGCTAACAATCTCAGCTGCGAGTGATCGTCGGGAGTACGACGAACGAGTTCAATTACCAACACGCGTTGATGAACACAGCGCAGATGCATCGTTCAATAATGGTATTCTCCAGGTGACATTTCAAATATCAGATGATTCAGCAGCGATTGACGTCGAATAG
- the gap gene encoding type I glyceraldehyde-3-phosphate dehydrogenase: protein MSEKSNLSANPSTNPIRVGLNGFGRIGRSVLRAIITNPSIELVGINDVMEFDDMGYLAKYDTVMGRADDISQDGNMLSVGETTVPLYNIQDPTELPWGQLEVDVTLECTGIFRTRSDAAAHLEAGADKVIISAPPKGDEPVKQIVYGVNHHEYTGEDILSNASCTTNSVSPVAKVLDDEFEIESGLLTTVHAYTGSQALIDSPMTKTRRGRAAAENIIPTSTGAAQATTEILPQLDGKLDGMAMRVPVPNGSITELVVNLSTAPSVEVVNDAFRNAADDGPLAGVLGYTDDEVVSSDIIGLPFSSMVDLNSTNQVNAGGLYKILTWYDNEFGFSNRMLDLAQFVTNTSTNT from the coding sequence ATGAGTGAAAAATCGAATTTATCTGCTAATCCAAGCACAAATCCGATTCGGGTTGGATTGAACGGATTTGGTCGGATTGGGCGAAGCGTTCTCCGGGCAATTATTACTAATCCATCAATTGAGCTTGTCGGAATAAACGATGTGATGGAATTCGATGATATGGGTTATTTAGCGAAGTATGATACAGTTATGGGTCGGGCTGATGATATCTCACAGGATGGGAACATGCTCAGCGTTGGCGAGACAACCGTACCACTGTATAATATCCAAGATCCGACGGAATTGCCATGGGGTCAACTTGAGGTAGACGTCACACTTGAGTGTACGGGTATTTTTCGAACCCGGTCAGACGCCGCGGCACATCTAGAAGCAGGGGCAGATAAGGTGATTATCTCTGCACCGCCGAAGGGTGATGAGCCAGTCAAGCAAATTGTGTATGGTGTCAATCATCACGAATATACCGGTGAGGATATTCTCTCAAATGCATCTTGTACGACCAACTCCGTTAGTCCAGTCGCGAAAGTCCTCGATGATGAATTCGAAATCGAAAGTGGTCTTTTGACCACTGTCCACGCATACACTGGAAGTCAAGCACTTATCGATAGTCCTATGACAAAGACGCGACGGGGACGGGCAGCTGCAGAGAATATTATTCCAACCTCAACAGGAGCCGCACAAGCGACCACAGAGATACTTCCGCAACTTGATGGTAAACTCGATGGAATGGCAATGCGTGTTCCAGTCCCGAACGGGTCAATTACAGAGTTGGTGGTTAATCTATCGACTGCGCCAAGTGTTGAAGTCGTAAATGATGCATTCCGCAATGCTGCTGATGATGGCCCACTTGCTGGTGTACTGGGCTATACTGATGATGAGGTGGTCTCATCAGATATCATTGGACTTCCATTCTCCTCGATGGTCGATCTTAATTCGACCAATCAGGTAAATGCAGGAGGACTTTATAAGATTCTCACGTGGTATGATAACGAATTCGGCTTTTCAAACCGGATGCTTGATCTTGCACAATTCGTCACGAATACGAGTACAAATACATAG
- a CDS encoding phosphoglycerate kinase, with protein sequence MPSFDTIDTLNDDTDAPAEKRVLLRVDINSPVSDGIVQDNRRFERHARTIQELSNAGYHTILLAHQGRPGGDAFISLEGHTAVLEKYLDCEVNFIDDTHGKRVAKAINATESGDVLLLENTRMCEDELPEADPNIKANTAFVQSLSKHVDAYINDAYSSAHRSHASLVGFPSMLPSYAGRVMETEYHANTAIGQKEFDGTVVMTLGGTKATDVIDVINNLAGSVDRFLLGGVVGELFLRASNVPVGFDITSETDRYDTQWKHNSKVIKSILTEHSDQITLASDLAYNEAGERAEVAVDSIIEKSVSFMDIGTTTAESYAEVIRDADAVFVKGALGVFETEAFAKGTVRVLEAIADSNCFSVVGGGDTSRAIGMYDMNRADFDHVSIAGGAYIRALTGQPLVGVEVLKSGSI encoded by the coding sequence ATGCCCTCATTTGACACTATTGATACCCTCAACGACGACACAGATGCGCCCGCTGAAAAGCGAGTTCTGCTTCGAGTTGATATAAACTCGCCTGTCAGTGATGGTATCGTTCAGGACAATCGCCGTTTTGAGCGCCATGCACGAACAATTCAAGAACTATCAAACGCTGGATATCATACAATTCTTCTTGCACACCAAGGTCGCCCTGGGGGTGATGCGTTCATTTCACTCGAGGGACATACAGCAGTACTTGAAAAATACCTCGATTGTGAGGTTAATTTTATTGATGATACCCACGGCAAGCGAGTTGCTAAGGCAATCAATGCAACTGAGTCTGGCGACGTATTATTATTAGAAAACACGCGTATGTGCGAGGATGAACTTCCAGAGGCGGATCCAAATATAAAAGCCAACACAGCATTCGTGCAATCATTGTCTAAGCACGTGGATGCGTATATAAACGATGCGTATTCGAGCGCACACCGCTCACATGCATCTCTCGTTGGATTCCCCAGTATGCTTCCATCGTATGCTGGTCGTGTGATGGAGACCGAATATCATGCAAATACTGCTATCGGGCAGAAAGAATTTGACGGCACTGTCGTTATGACTCTTGGTGGGACAAAAGCAACCGATGTTATTGACGTCATAAATAATCTTGCTGGAAGTGTTGACAGATTTTTACTGGGTGGTGTTGTGGGTGAACTATTCCTCCGTGCCTCAAACGTTCCAGTCGGTTTTGATATTACATCCGAGACTGACCGATATGACACGCAATGGAAGCACAACAGCAAGGTAATCAAATCGATATTGACAGAGCATTCTGATCAGATAACACTTGCAAGCGATCTTGCATATAATGAAGCAGGTGAGCGTGCAGAAGTCGCTGTTGATTCGATTATAGAAAAAAGTGTCTCGTTTATGGACATTGGAACGACGACGGCAGAATCGTATGCTGAAGTGATTCGCGATGCTGATGCAGTCTTCGTTAAAGGTGCTCTCGGTGTATTTGAGACTGAAGCGTTCGCTAAGGGAACGGTGCGAGTGCTTGAAGCGATTGCAGACAGTAACTGTTTTTCTGTCGTCGGTGGGGGCGATACTTCTCGAGCGATTGGGATGTATGATATGAATAGAGCGGATTTTGATCATGTCTCAATCGCCGGTGGAGCATATATCCGTGCACTAACTGGACAGCCACTTGTTGGTGTCGAAGTACTGAAATCTGGGAGTATCTAA
- a CDS encoding riboflavin synthase, translated as MFTGIIEGTGVITAATADEGGRRLRIEPPAAINAKQLEHGQSIAVSGACLTVESSEARTTDTNGYFEVFLAAETIDKTYLGEINVGDRVNIERALAADDRFDGHLVQGHVDMTAQITSIDRIGDDWTFGFDLPTSIAPYVVQKGSITVDGISLTVAERNSTEFSVAIIPTTYEVTTLSEKAVGDPVHLEVDVVAKYVEQLTSGYRESLE; from the coding sequence ATGTTTACCGGTATTATTGAAGGAACTGGGGTCATTACCGCAGCAACAGCAGATGAGGGTGGTCGACGGCTTCGCATTGAACCGCCAGCAGCAATCAATGCAAAACAACTTGAACATGGACAATCCATTGCTGTGAGTGGTGCATGTCTTACTGTCGAGTCATCCGAAGCACGGACGACAGATACAAACGGTTACTTCGAAGTGTTTCTCGCGGCTGAAACTATTGATAAAACATACCTCGGTGAAATTAATGTTGGTGACCGTGTGAACATTGAGCGTGCACTCGCAGCCGATGATCGGTTTGATGGACACCTTGTCCAGGGTCACGTTGATATGACGGCTCAAATAACATCGATTGACCGTATTGGTGATGATTGGACGTTTGGGTTTGATTTACCCACTTCAATTGCTCCATATGTTGTTCAAAAGGGATCGATTACTGTCGATGGAATTAGTCTTACCGTTGCCGAGCGCAACTCAACAGAATTCAGTGTCGCGATTATTCCAACAACGTATGAGGTAACAACACTTTCAGAGAAAGCCGTAGGCGACCCTGTTCATCTTGAGGTCGATGTTGTTGCAAAGTATGTTGAACAACTCACAAGTGGCTATCGTGAGTCGCTTGAATAA
- a CDS encoding zinc ribbon domain-containing protein, producing the protein MQRYIEYKAEEYGIDVDDLKPRYTAQRCSHSECDLTPRQLTHVKPMIFALNHLKNNRIMR; encoded by the coding sequence CTGCAACGCTACATCGAATACAAAGCCGAAGAATACGGCATTGATGTAGACGATCTGAAGCCACGCTACACGGCTCAGCGATGTAGTCATTCTGAATGTGACCTGACCCCGAGGCAGTTGACACACGTCAAACCTATGATATTCGCCTTGAACCACCTGAAAAACAACCGAATAATGAGGTGA
- a CDS encoding PrsW family intramembrane metalloprotease, translated as MVRPQDPIEEAADDSLDLYDIATWEVRSRTDRIASVLWWLLAGSARVTVILIALTLLLAVGGLAALTDPQTGILTALSAIPAVGLAVYVSLTDITETEPILLLVATFLLGVLTANFAAVLNTVLRPYFRGLGFISSIVFFFLVVGPIEESVKLLAVRLYAYSDDRFNSVLDGAVYGAMAGLGFAVIENALYIARQLPSSGLDLGLGLIGAGGGITAIRALAGPGHVIYSAIAGYYLGLAKFNPGQRGPIVMKGILLAAIIHATYNATVGLGSGVIASITGLSGIVSYLIYVVFYDSIFGLILFIKIQRYRNSYQRVHSANKDNEVTPDENDITQ; from the coding sequence ATGGTTAGACCTCAAGACCCCATAGAGGAGGCAGCTGACGACTCACTTGACCTCTATGATATTGCAACATGGGAAGTCCGCAGTCGAACTGACAGGATTGCGTCTGTGCTTTGGTGGCTTCTTGCGGGGTCCGCACGTGTGACTGTCATTCTTATCGCGTTGACACTGCTGCTTGCTGTTGGTGGTCTTGCTGCGCTTACAGATCCACAAACAGGAATACTGACTGCTCTGTCAGCAATCCCAGCCGTCGGACTTGCTGTATATGTTTCGTTGACAGACATTACTGAGACCGAACCAATATTACTGCTCGTTGCAACGTTTTTACTTGGGGTTCTTACAGCGAACTTTGCGGCTGTTCTTAATACGGTTCTTCGACCATACTTCCGTGGACTTGGGTTCATAAGCTCAATTGTATTTTTCTTTCTCGTCGTTGGTCCCATCGAGGAATCTGTTAAACTTTTAGCTGTCAGACTATATGCATATAGCGACGATCGGTTCAATTCTGTTCTTGATGGAGCTGTTTACGGTGCAATGGCCGGATTAGGATTTGCGGTTATCGAAAATGCGTTGTATATCGCTCGACAGCTACCAAGCAGCGGACTTGATCTCGGCTTAGGGCTTATTGGTGCTGGTGGGGGAATAACGGCTATTCGAGCACTTGCTGGTCCTGGTCATGTTATTTATTCAGCAATCGCCGGGTATTATCTTGGTCTTGCAAAATTCAATCCTGGTCAGCGGGGACCAATTGTAATGAAAGGGATATTACTTGCAGCGATAATTCATGCAACGTATAATGCGACTGTTGGTCTTGGGTCTGGAGTCATTGCGTCGATTACCGGACTGAGTGGAATTGTTTCTTATCTGATATACGTTGTCTTCTATGACAGTATTTTCGGTCTTATATTATTCATTAAGATACAGCGATATCGTAACAGCTACCAGCGTGTACATTCTGCAAATAAGGATAATGAGGTTACTCCGGACGAAAACGATATAACGCAGTGA
- a CDS encoding DUF402 domain-containing protein: MGTDNHSVRVSVRGIYATALTKRLLDADYEIVQASPVIRERFDIDFDTVYNTVTVTTTDDHQGVGIHGTESAVNSVADVLISCGRDTLAWDDLTPPGVIFTAQITEMQGSGAICALIPAENPDTESKTESDLNDVHIPDESVATGYLPYDSTDKHIEQGDIMTVQSHRSMPPWDNTDQRADAVVGTTLRANGGLATLIQGHEGVTVDTYDDEDARELAGMIELIDIDLPTGWGIEVNHAATQASLTALKSGLERAIDRAEDISDGAVAKEVTSTGRWLWFGRESRFALDEIRRSVITTIHGHHRIKAAGETASAGVDLAEALCGDTGDGNVQIQHNEFPFEVVTQQFGPTEGERVELYHGKPEGHAFSLGQGEVTDWDANGTIEVTRRISGHGSGTYDELGTPRESGDTAVTRVREGRWWYPTVYRSRDGEHKGTYVNICTPVECFPKSIRYVDLHVDVVKYPDGTVERVDDDELNTAVTAGHIPPALAKKAQSVASSLERALDE; encoded by the coding sequence ATGGGAACTGACAATCATAGCGTTCGTGTCAGTGTGCGTGGAATATACGCCACAGCGCTGACAAAGCGTCTTCTCGATGCTGATTATGAGATAGTGCAAGCCTCACCAGTGATTCGTGAGCGCTTTGATATTGACTTCGATACTGTATACAACACTGTAACAGTCACCACGACAGACGATCATCAAGGGGTTGGTATACATGGGACAGAGTCTGCAGTTAACTCAGTCGCAGATGTGCTCATTTCATGCGGGCGAGATACACTTGCATGGGATGATTTAACGCCGCCAGGCGTCATTTTCACTGCACAAATCACAGAAATGCAGGGTTCAGGAGCAATTTGCGCGCTTATTCCGGCGGAGAACCCCGATACTGAGAGTAAAACTGAATCTGATCTCAACGACGTACACATACCAGATGAGAGTGTTGCTACGGGATATCTTCCATATGACAGTACTGACAAGCACATTGAGCAGGGGGATATAATGACCGTTCAAAGTCACCGAAGCATGCCCCCATGGGATAACACCGATCAGCGGGCAGATGCGGTAGTCGGGACGACACTACGAGCGAACGGTGGACTTGCTACATTAATACAGGGTCATGAAGGCGTCACAGTTGACACATATGATGATGAAGACGCACGCGAACTCGCTGGGATGATTGAACTTATCGATATTGATCTACCGACAGGGTGGGGCATCGAAGTAAATCACGCAGCAACCCAGGCATCGCTCACAGCACTCAAGTCAGGGCTTGAACGAGCAATCGACCGTGCTGAGGATATATCTGATGGAGCAGTGGCTAAAGAGGTCACATCAACAGGACGGTGGCTCTGGTTTGGTCGTGAATCACGCTTTGCGCTGGATGAAATCAGACGAAGCGTAATAACGACAATACACGGTCATCATCGAATCAAAGCCGCAGGGGAAACTGCAAGTGCTGGTGTTGACCTGGCTGAGGCGCTGTGTGGTGACACTGGAGATGGTAATGTACAAATACAACATAACGAATTTCCGTTTGAGGTAGTGACGCAGCAATTTGGACCGACAGAGGGAGAGCGAGTTGAGCTCTACCATGGAAAACCTGAGGGTCATGCATTCTCATTAGGTCAAGGAGAAGTCACCGACTGGGACGCTAATGGGACGATTGAGGTAACACGGAGGATCTCTGGGCACGGGAGCGGAACATACGATGAACTTGGGACTCCTCGAGAGTCTGGTGATACAGCCGTCACACGAGTTCGAGAAGGACGGTGGTGGTATCCAACAGTATACCGGAGTCGTGACGGTGAACATAAGGGAACATACGTGAATATATGTACACCTGTTGAGTGTTTCCCCAAATCGATTCGATATGTCGATCTTCATGTTGATGTGGTTAAATACCCGGATGGGACAGTCGAGCGTGTTGATGATGATGAACTTAATACAGCAGTTACTGCCGGACATATTCCGCCAGCACTTGCAAAAAAAGCCCAGAGTGTCGCTAGTAGTCTTGAACGGGCACTCGATGAATAA
- a CDS encoding acyl-CoA thioesterase produces the protein MSTVTATYIENRERVQPDDVNNYGTAHGGNVAKWMDEVGAMSAMRHAGNTCVTARIDRLDFERPIPQGDTCIIESYAYATGESSIRVRLRAYRENPQTGSRERTTESYFVFVAVDEDMNPTTVADLSVESERCRKLRTEALDGERDMSQQE, from the coding sequence ATGAGTACTGTTACCGCGACGTACATCGAAAATCGTGAGCGAGTTCAGCCAGACGATGTAAACAACTATGGCACCGCACACGGAGGAAATGTCGCCAAGTGGATGGATGAAGTTGGTGCAATGTCAGCAATGCGTCATGCAGGGAATACATGTGTCACCGCCCGTATTGACCGACTGGACTTTGAACGCCCAATTCCGCAGGGTGATACTTGTATTATCGAGTCATATGCATACGCGACTGGAGAGAGTTCAATTCGCGTTCGACTTCGAGCATACCGTGAGAACCCACAGACCGGCAGTCGCGAACGTACCACCGAATCATACTTTGTATTTGTGGCTGTCGATGAAGATATGAATCCAACAACGGTCGCAGATCTCTCCGTGGAGTCAGAACGTTGTCGGAAACTTCGCACAGAGGCACTCGATGGTGAGCGCGATATGAGTCAACAGGAGTAG
- a CDS encoding nucleotide-binding protein translates to MVEAFAVASGKGGTGKTTSTLALGMALAADYDVTVIDADTGMANLLFHAGLDDVEITLHDLLLTDCDLPASAAVYDRFGMSVVPCGTSLADFEAADPTVLRDVVADLAADTDVLLLDSPAALGSKSAVLPIVLADRIVIILQPTVPSLSDGLKVQEYARAYGTVTGGVIFNRVRQDEDVATIAEQATRYFDGRTLATVPESDAVRMARRVGKPLLAHAPETTAASAFRSAAATLDIHDGDAIGVADRFRNAVVPERL, encoded by the coding sequence ATGGTTGAAGCGTTTGCCGTTGCGAGTGGAAAGGGCGGGACAGGAAAAACAACGAGCACACTCGCACTCGGCATGGCACTTGCGGCTGATTATGATGTCACTGTCATCGACGCTGACACTGGGATGGCAAATCTTCTATTTCATGCTGGACTTGACGATGTTGAAATAACACTTCATGATTTATTATTGACGGACTGTGATCTTCCAGCCTCAGCAGCCGTTTATGACCGTTTTGGAATGTCAGTTGTGCCCTGTGGAACAAGTTTAGCAGATTTTGAGGCTGCTGATCCTACAGTACTTCGAGACGTTGTTGCTGACCTTGCGGCTGACACGGATGTTCTTCTTCTTGACTCGCCAGCAGCATTAGGGTCAAAAAGCGCGGTACTCCCGATTGTCCTCGCAGATCGTATTGTGATTATTCTTCAGCCAACTGTTCCCTCACTTTCAGATGGTCTGAAAGTTCAAGAATACGCACGGGCATACGGGACAGTAACCGGTGGTGTTATTTTTAATCGAGTTCGGCAAGATGAAGATGTCGCGACAATTGCTGAACAGGCGACGCGATACTTCGATGGGAGAACACTCGCAACAGTCCCTGAGAGCGATGCTGTCCGTATGGCTCGACGGGTTGGTAAACCGCTTCTTGCACACGCCCCAGAAACGACAGCCGCAAGTGCGTTCCGAAGTGCAGCAGCCACGCTCGATATTCATGATGGTGACGCGATCGGTGTTGCCGATAGATTTCGAAATGCTGTGGTCCCTGAACGCTTGTAA
- a CDS encoding cobyric acid synthase, whose translation MSERSTPTILVAGTASHVGKSTVVTGLCRRFANADVRVAPFKAQNMSNEARAVVRPTADTDMKSVTADENDSTAVNSSEQEETNTITAGVLNSELNPTYGEIGVSQSVQAQAAGVQSVTDHNPVLLKPRGDAESQLIIDGVAVGHYTAESFYAEYWEQARSAAVTAHTRLAADHDVIIAEGAGSIAEINFHDHDLANIETARFTDARIIIVADIERGGVFASIIGTLELLPDDVRNQVIGIVITKFRGDKSLLAPGIQTIEDRTGIPVLSVIPYDDPGLPAEDSVSLPAVGERSVRGADDDAPAEQTVTVAVPRLPRASNTADLDPLAAVPGVRVAFVPLDISLSRADIDAVVITGTKNTVDDLRALRASGFDDELREFEGPIVGLCGGYQLLGERLTAIHVEETDSNEKTEIEPAPSNDSNDDDSGHQTLSGLGILPVETQFSPTKRVAPVTWTLDGFGPLADATGMVTGYEIHAGQTTACGPVQTPFESLTTERIESTDNTADLSQGMTNHHSRDPIALGAATDSVIGTYLHGLFDNEAVCEAFVESVFSAANTDRPDIDMTSRSDPYERAAHLVSSISFESILGHPLTELK comes from the coding sequence ATGTCTGAGAGATCAACACCAACAATTCTCGTCGCTGGCACAGCAAGTCACGTTGGCAAAAGCACCGTTGTCACTGGATTATGTCGACGATTCGCAAACGCAGATGTTCGTGTTGCTCCGTTTAAAGCTCAAAATATGAGTAATGAGGCACGAGCAGTCGTCCGTCCAACAGCTGACACCGATATGAAATCAGTCACAGCAGATGAAAACGACTCGACAGCAGTAAACTCATCAGAGCAAGAAGAGACAAATACAATTACTGCAGGAGTATTAAATTCTGAATTAAACCCCACATATGGTGAAATTGGCGTTTCACAATCAGTTCAAGCGCAGGCTGCAGGTGTCCAGTCAGTCACGGATCATAATCCAGTCTTATTGAAGCCCCGTGGAGATGCAGAATCACAACTAATTATTGATGGTGTCGCTGTTGGGCATTATACCGCTGAGTCATTTTATGCCGAGTATTGGGAGCAGGCACGTTCTGCTGCTGTTACCGCACATACCCGACTTGCAGCCGACCATGACGTTATCATCGCCGAGGGAGCGGGATCAATTGCGGAGATTAACTTTCATGATCATGATCTCGCGAATATTGAGACGGCTCGCTTCACAGACGCTCGAATCATCATCGTCGCCGATATCGAACGAGGCGGTGTTTTTGCATCAATTATCGGAACACTCGAATTACTCCCAGATGATGTTCGTAACCAAGTTATTGGCATTGTTATCACAAAATTTCGTGGTGATAAGTCATTGCTTGCCCCTGGTATTCAGACGATCGAAGATCGAACCGGAATTCCGGTTCTTTCGGTTATACCGTATGATGATCCCGGTCTTCCGGCAGAAGACAGTGTGTCGCTTCCTGCTGTTGGTGAACGGTCAGTGCGTGGAGCAGATGATGATGCCCCAGCGGAACAGACTGTGACAGTTGCTGTTCCACGACTTCCTCGTGCGTCGAATACTGCCGATCTTGACCCGCTCGCTGCCGTTCCAGGCGTTCGTGTTGCATTTGTCCCGCTTGATATATCGCTCTCGCGGGCTGATATTGACGCTGTCGTGATTACTGGGACGAAAAACACGGTTGATGACTTACGTGCACTTCGTGCTTCCGGGTTTGATGATGAACTCCGAGAGTTTGAGGGTCCAATCGTCGGACTCTGCGGTGGCTATCAACTCCTTGGTGAACGGCTCACTGCTATCCATGTTGAAGAGACTGACTCAAATGAGAAGACCGAGATCGAGCCAGCACCCAGTAATGATAGCAACGATGATGATAGTGGTCATCAGACACTCAGCGGTCTTGGGATACTCCCAGTTGAGACGCAATTTTCGCCTACAAAACGTGTTGCACCAGTTACATGGACTCTCGATGGCTTTGGGCCACTCGCAGATGCGACTGGTATGGTGACTGGATATGAAATTCATGCGGGACAGACAACAGCTTGCGGTCCGGTGCAGACCCCATTTGAATCCCTGACAACTGAGCGTATCGAATCAACAGATAATACTGCTGATTTGTCCCAGGGTATGACCAATCACCACTCGCGTGACCCAATCGCACTCGGGGCGGCGACCGACTCTGTGATTGGAACGTATTTACATGGGTTATTTGATAATGAAGCTGTCTGTGAAGCATTTGTTGAGTCGGTTTTCAGTGCTGCTAATACCGACCGTCCTGATATCGATATGACATCACGCAGCGACCCGTATGAGCGTGCAGCACATCTTGTCTCTTCAATTTCATTTGAGTCCATTCTCGGGCACCCTCTTACAGAATTGAAATAA
- a CDS encoding cob(I)yrinic acid a,c-diamide adenosyltransferase encodes MFGPLNYVMTDEANESSTMNPKKTRQQTPGGGERPAAETITPTAPEEFGRVQVWWGGGKGKTTAALGMAFRAVGHGFRVHMLQFMKGGADSVEGARGEYNAIAAVPGISYENTGHYGWHGLLDGSDDDEHHAKAKGAMRRTRALLDGISDASLDTPIDLSGDPEDGVHLLILDEVLYAVEQELITQDDVLSVIEQKPDNLELVLTGSHTEPTYLFDDVDLITNVRKQKHLFDDGIRARKGTEY; translated from the coding sequence ATGTTCGGTCCTCTGAATTATGTCATGACAGACGAAGCAAATGAGTCATCCACAATGAATCCAAAAAAAACCCGTCAACAAACACCTGGCGGTGGTGAACGCCCTGCTGCAGAGACAATCACACCGACCGCGCCTGAGGAATTCGGTCGAGTGCAGGTATGGTGGGGTGGTGGAAAGGGAAAGACAACTGCTGCACTTGGAATGGCATTCCGTGCTGTTGGACATGGCTTCCGTGTCCATATGCTTCAATTTATGAAAGGCGGTGCCGATTCAGTCGAGGGGGCTCGAGGAGAGTATAATGCAATCGCTGCTGTTCCCGGAATCTCATATGAGAACACGGGTCATTACGGATGGCATGGGTTGCTTGATGGATCCGATGATGATGAACATCATGCAAAAGCTAAAGGAGCAATGCGACGGACGCGGGCACTTCTTGATGGGATTTCTGATGCTTCATTGGACACCCCAATTGATCTCAGCGGAGACCCTGAGGATGGAGTTCACCTGTTGATTCTTGATGAAGTTCTCTATGCTGTTGAACAAGAACTTATTACACAGGATGATGTTCTCTCAGTTATTGAACAAAAGCCAGATAATCTCGAACTCGTTCTCACCGGGAGCCACACTGAGCCGACGTATTTATTCGATGATGTTGATTTGATAACTAACGTTAGAAAACAGAAACATCTCTTTGATGATGGTATACGTGCGCGAAAAGGAACTGAATATTAA